A window of Motilibacter aurantiacus contains these coding sequences:
- the mpaD gene encoding daptide-type RiPP biosynthesis aminotransferase, with amino-acid sequence MTTNDRPLWEFLVPPSAYGDPSRTAVRASGVRVAMADGSTLLCGTSGLWNVNFGYGNPAIAEAVHAALLDASYLSLFRYGHEYANRAAGALLDAAGPEAFGRVLFSTSGSAANDTVMKLVRQYAVLRGERGRKLVVGLRGSYHGLTYGSSALTGEDLGQELYGVDRRLVRHVSPHDVEELRALCAREGERIAALVLEPVLGTGAIEVPDAFVAAAGRLADEHGFALVADEVATGFHRTGPFRASAAWARQPDLVVLSKGLTNGTCAASAIVIGRRVVEAFDAADAVFVHGETQAGTPPTAAAILATLQVARETVADGRVEALARRLDAGLQALAAAAGGRVRLTGRGLFRGLVVSGRDGLPLDGPATAALVAETRRAGAIVHNGLGGIQLLPALTYSDAEIDELLGCLADGLSTAQGVCFDDVSTVPQPRAGLVGVR; translated from the coding sequence GTGACCACCAACGACCGCCCGCTCTGGGAGTTCCTCGTCCCGCCGAGCGCGTACGGCGACCCCTCCCGCACCGCGGTCCGGGCCTCCGGTGTCCGCGTGGCCATGGCCGACGGCAGCACGCTGCTCTGCGGCACGAGCGGGCTCTGGAACGTCAACTTCGGCTACGGCAACCCGGCCATCGCCGAGGCCGTGCACGCCGCCCTGCTCGACGCGTCGTACCTCTCGCTCTTCCGCTACGGCCACGAGTACGCCAACCGCGCCGCCGGCGCGCTGCTCGACGCCGCCGGCCCGGAGGCGTTCGGCCGGGTGCTGTTCTCGACCTCCGGCAGCGCCGCCAACGACACCGTGATGAAGCTCGTCCGGCAGTACGCGGTGCTGCGCGGCGAGCGCGGCCGCAAGCTCGTCGTCGGGCTCCGGGGCAGCTACCACGGCCTGACCTACGGCAGCTCGGCGCTGACCGGCGAGGACCTCGGCCAGGAGCTCTACGGCGTCGACCGCCGGCTCGTCCGACACGTCTCCCCCCACGACGTCGAGGAGCTGCGTGCGCTGTGCGCCCGCGAGGGCGAGCGCATCGCCGCCCTGGTCCTGGAGCCCGTGCTCGGCACCGGTGCGATCGAGGTGCCGGACGCGTTCGTGGCCGCGGCCGGCCGGCTGGCCGACGAGCACGGCTTCGCGCTCGTCGCCGACGAGGTCGCCACCGGCTTCCACCGCACCGGCCCGTTCCGCGCGAGCGCGGCCTGGGCGCGCCAGCCCGACCTCGTCGTGCTGTCGAAGGGGCTGACCAACGGAACCTGCGCCGCGTCCGCCATCGTGATCGGCCGCCGCGTCGTCGAGGCGTTCGACGCCGCCGACGCGGTCTTCGTCCACGGGGAGACCCAGGCCGGCACCCCGCCGACGGCGGCCGCGATCCTGGCGACCCTGCAGGTGGCCCGGGAGACCGTGGCGGACGGGCGTGTCGAGGCCCTGGCCCGGCGGCTCGACGCCGGCCTGCAGGCACTGGCCGCCGCGGCGGGGGGACGGGTCCGGCTCACCGGCCGCGGCCTCTTCCGCGGCCTGGTCGTGTCCGGCCGGGACGGCCTGCCGCTCGACGGCCCGGCCACCGCGGCGCTCGTCGCCGAGACCCGACGGGCCGGTGCCATCGTCCACAACGGCCTCGGCGGCATCCAGCTGCTCCCGGCCCTGACGTACTCCGACGCCGAGATCGACGAGCTGCTCGGCTGCCTGGCGGACGGCCTGTCCACTGCGCAGGGCGTCTGCTTCGACGACGTGTCCACCGTCCCGCAGCCGCGGGCCGGCCTGGTGGGTGTGCGGTGA
- the mpaM gene encoding daptide-type RiPP biosynthesis methyltransferase: MTATLTAPPLGGTARRLADALGETLEVSDLYDGGAWVYDRMVENDTAEVPELLAAARGLRGDVLDLGAGSGRLTMPFLARGHRVVALDNAAAMLDELAHRAARLPGRLHDRLEPALGDMAALDFGERRFEVVLLGTTTVSLLDDESRRAAFRGVRAHLAPGGRFLISSLCFPQARPAESVDVVALTTPAGGTALATLIEELRPEEGSRSVSVLVQHVDPPAPPQLFLSAPRMVDESGLVADLNGAGLAVSARQTIHTGPDGRQAVLFTCHRNDEGETQ; the protein is encoded by the coding sequence GTGACCGCCACCCTGACCGCCCCGCCGCTCGGCGGCACCGCACGCCGGCTCGCCGACGCGCTGGGCGAGACGCTCGAAGTCTCCGACCTCTACGACGGCGGGGCCTGGGTCTACGACCGCATGGTCGAGAACGACACGGCAGAGGTGCCCGAGCTGCTCGCCGCGGCCCGCGGGCTGCGCGGCGACGTGCTCGACCTGGGCGCGGGCAGCGGCCGGCTGACGATGCCGTTCCTGGCCCGCGGCCACCGGGTCGTCGCCCTGGACAACGCCGCCGCCATGCTCGACGAGCTCGCCCACCGGGCCGCCCGCCTCCCCGGGCGCCTGCACGACCGGCTCGAGCCCGCACTCGGCGACATGGCAGCACTGGACTTCGGCGAACGGCGCTTCGAGGTCGTCCTGCTCGGCACGACGACGGTGAGCCTGCTCGACGACGAGTCCCGCCGCGCGGCCTTCCGCGGCGTGCGCGCCCACCTCGCCCCCGGCGGGCGGTTCCTCATCTCCTCGCTGTGCTTCCCGCAGGCCCGCCCGGCCGAGTCGGTGGACGTCGTGGCACTGACCACGCCGGCCGGCGGCACCGCGCTCGCGACGCTGATCGAGGAGCTGCGCCCCGAGGAGGGCAGTCGCTCCGTGTCCGTCCTGGTGCAGCACGTCGACCCCCCGGCCCCTCCCCAGCTGTTCCTCTCGGCGCCGCGGATGGTCGACGAGAGCGGCCTCGTCGCGGACCTCAACGGGGCCGGGCTCGCCGTGTCCGCCCGGCAGACGATCCACACCGGCCCCGACGGCCGGCAGGCCGTCCTGTTCACCTGCCACCGCAACGACGAGGGGGAGACCCAGTGA